The Pan paniscus chromosome 2, NHGRI_mPanPan1-v2.0_pri, whole genome shotgun sequence genome contains the following window.
aaccaagattgcgccaccgcactccagcctgggcaacaagagcaaaactcagtctcaaaaaaaaaacaaaaaaaaacaaaacgaaaacaaaaacaaacaaacaaacaaaaaacacaaccagCAGCCCTCTCAGCTGCCCTGTCTATGGAGTgaccattcttttatttctttactttcttgataaacttgctttcactttgcactgcggacttgccctgaattctttcttgcacgagatccaagaaccctctcttagggtctggatcaggacccctttcctgtaacatattTCTGGCGACCATGAAGGGATTCTAGTCCAGAAACCCTGACCCAACAGCTACCTTTGGGTAAGTGTTGGGGTCCTGTAACACCTTTCTGGTGACCACAGAAGTAACTGTACTGCAGAAACCCCCAAATCAAAGGctaactttgggtaagtggtggggtCCGGTAATATCTTTCTCACCCCATGGCTGCTCTGAAAAGccatctttgccttgttcctcGTTCGCCTCCTTGCTCGCAGCAGCCGCCCCCGCCGCGCACCTCCTCAGCCGCCGCGGACTCCCGCAGCTTTATCGCCAGAGTCCCTGAACTCTCGCTGTCTTTTTAATCCCCTGCATCGGATCACCGGCATGCCCCACCCTGTCAGACGCAGCTGTAGACAGGAGCTCCGAAATCGCCACCAAGGACttaaaggagaagaaggaagttgTGGAAGAGGCAGAAAATGGAAAAGACGCCCCTGCTAACGGGAATGCTAATGAGGAAAATGGGGAGCAGGAGGCTGACAATGAGGTAGATGAAAAAGTGGAAGaaggtggggaggaagaggagaaggaagaagaaggtgaTGGTGAGGAAGAGGAtggagatgaagatgaggaagctgagtcaGCTACGGGCAAGCAGGCAgctgaagatgatgaggatgacgATGTCAATACCAGGAAGCAGAAGACCGACGAGGATGACTAGacagcaaaaaaggaaaagttaaattaataaaaaaggcCGCCATGACCTATTCACCCTCCACTTCCCGTCTCAGAATCTAAACGTGTTCACCTTCGAGTAGAGAGGCTCGCCCGCCCATCGTGGGCAGTGCCACCCACAGATGACATGCGCTCTCCACCACCCGACCCAAACCATGAGAATTTGCAAcaggggaggaaaaaagaatcaaaacttCCAAGgccctgctttttttcttaaaagtactttaaaaaggaaatttgtgtgtattttttatttacattttatatttttgtacatattgtTAGGGTCAGCCATTTTTAATGATCTCGGATGACCAAACCAGCCTTCAGAGTGTTCTCTGTCCTACTTCTGACTTTACTTGTGGTGTGACCATGTTCATTATAatctcaaaggagaaaaaaaaaaaaccttgttaaaaaagcaaaaacgacaacagaaaaacaatcttATTCTGAGCattccagtaacttttttgtgtatgTACTTAGCTGTACTATAAGTAGTTGGTTTGTATGAGATGGTTAAAAAGGCCAAAGataaaaggtttcttttttttccttttttgtctatgaagttgctgtttatttatttatttatttttggcctgTTTGATGCATGTGTGAAACAATGTTGTCCAACAATAAACAGGAATTTTGTTTTGCTGAGTTGttctaaaagcaaacaaacaaaaaaaacaaaacatctttCTCATGAAGCACAAAAGGGACAATACTGAGGAGACCCACCCCCCAACCCAAAAGAAATAGACTGCAGCACTGATTGAAcaactttgggtaagtggtggggtACCAGGGTAAAGAATGAGATTAGGTTAAAGGCCTAACTTAGGGGAGTTAGAGTCTCTCCTAAGACAAAGTGGGTTAGAGGCAcctcttaataaaaggcaagaaCACTTGACCCACCTCGGGTTAGAGGCCCGACTTAGGAAGGTTAGAGTCCCTTGTAAAGATTTAGGGGGTTAGAGACCTCTCTGGGTAAAGTCTCTCTTGACTAAGAACAGGTTACTGCTAATTAATCTGCCTTGCACTCTTTGCTGATGGCTGCGGGTGACAGGGTTAGGCATGTACAGGATCGTGGGACATGGGGAACTTTTTCCTTcataaaatggaaaatgagaGCTAACGAGACTGCTGAAAAAGATCCCTTTGCTACCTAGAAGCAGCCACCTGAACTTTTCAGTGTTGCTGCAATGAGTGGGTCTTTTCTCTGGCTTCCCTATACCAttcaccttccccaccctgccacaggcaatactttccttctctcctttcccttttcttatcTTCTCTGTTACTCAGGGTGACCATCTTGCCTAGAGACCACATGTTGAAACTCCTAGTCGGAGATTAAAGATGACAGGGCCCATGTGAGGGTAAATTTAAGCCTTGCCAGTTTGACATTGGGTGCTAAGCAGAGTGACTAATGTGTATGTTTTATCACATGTATTTTGCTCTagccagaacaaaaaaaaaaaatacttttccatTATGATACGGCTTGACCCCCAGGGTCATGGTGCCGCAAGCTGGATCACTAGGGCCAGTCAGGGAAAGGGAACCCAGAATCCTGGCATGCAggcaaaagggtaagaatttcttaccagttagatttctgtcttctctctgtgtgcaaatggttgaatgaatggaaaaaataaatatatatagatagatagatagatagatagatagatagatagatatctgtttatctcctctgtaaagttttgTTTAATGGGAAAAAGAATTCTAAGGCTAGCCATAAGCTGCTGTATTTTGTGCTATGAATTTGTTTCTCTGTAGAATAAAACATGGACTTAGAACACTTGTAAGCCCACTTTTCAAGATGACCCAGCAAGCTGATTAGTAACAAACTTGGCTGCAGgtccctgaaacaaacaaaaaactggataAAGTCTCCATGTTGTcttatgtccttgggagcttgacctttTAACCACGTGGCAGTACTTTCTCTTAGTCTCTGCCGTCCAGGGAACAGGAATTTTAGTCTTCATGTCATAGTTAGCtctaaaaatcatattaaatagtTAAAAGGCTTTGCAAGCTCAAAATTAACTACTCTAGAGTTCTTCTGGGAAAGAAAATGGGGACTGCCCCATCCTGTAGCTCAGTAGCTAAGATTTTTGCACTTTCACAGTGGCTGTCTGGGTTCAATTCCCCACCTAGGAAGTAAGTCGTTTCTGGTTTAatatctgtgtgaccttgtcTATTCTCCTCTCCATGGACTGccttaaattttcctttctgtaaGCACCTAGGAGGTTAACTTTGGTAATGTTCAGAAGCTAGAAATATTGGCCACTTGGCATGGCTAAAGTTGGGTAATAAGAGATCtaaaaggatttcttttttaaagagcactatggttaaaagtcagcttaattaaaagtggataaacAAGCTATACATATATCTAAAAGGCctttatgcttttctcttcttggaacttgtttttctggaaaaaagttttttcttctcagttgactgaatgatttttctccattttttttttgtcttgccacTCTTAATACACACATGAGAGTCCCTAAGATAACTTCTGGTagcctgggactccttgggaaaaacagaggaggcaCCACAGACCCAGTtttagggaaaaaacaaaacaacaacaacaaaaaacctttttttcccctcatgaAATCCCAGGAATTAAAAGCAAatagatccctctcaaaatcaaAGGCTCTGTTCTGCTTTGCATCCTTTGCATCGCGTTATCTGATGGCTTTGAGTTTGGGGGGTATCAGAAATTACTTCACATTATGAGAGTGCTTTGGTTTGTAATACCTAGGTAGGAAATGTACTTTAAGTGATAGCTAATAGTAGTTATGGAGGGATACCTGACTCTTTGACTCTTTGCACTCTTGGATCAGAGAAGCATGTTCTTGGCCACCTGGAAGATAAGGAACCATCCCCAGCCCCCAATGAAAGATAAGACTCCCATGAGGGATGGGCTGACTACTAAATCGGCTGATTGGCTTTGGCTTGCCTTGCActgaaatgcaaagtaaaagcaCTGCACTGTCTTCTCCCGTAGTGTTTCCCTCCTTTTGGGGATCCAGGAGCCAGTATAAAATGGCGCTCTTAATTTTGGGGATCTTTGCCTTCAGCTGCTTATTTGCTGCTTATTTTGCCCTAGAAACACATGCTTTTCTGGCCCTATTCTTgcaagggctccaccctgaagCCAGTAATGCAATTAAGACACTGGCAAGTAAAAAATTGTACAAGTGCTGAattttctgtctgtctgtgtacTTATATGttgttgtatgtttatatataaaagagctctaattgtcttagaaaaataagtgcttaaatcaaatattttgccagaaaaatagaaaatgtaatgcCTTTTTGTTCACGTGACTTTAGTaatcttttggaaataaagacagttttaaagattgttggtaaaataaaatgtcttgaaaATGTAGACATTAGGTCTAAATTAAGGTCAGATATCAGATTTGTGGAATGCTTTAAGGTCAAACTGTTTTCTCTGACTATAAAAAATTGTTCAATTTACCTACCTTTAAGCCATTAGATTctagataaggcctggggacatgtgaAATTAGCCATGTCCCCTAcctatacaaagaaaaatataaagaaagagattttatataagaaaggatctttcatggtaaattcttgtcctaaagtaaaatgactggttgtttaaaaggagGGATGTTTAAGGCAAGTCAGGAAGTCCAAGAATATCTCAgatggtctgtgtaagtcatAAAAGGATTTGTGaaagggaatttatgcaagaaatgttgt
Protein-coding sequences here:
- the LOC100974712 gene encoding prothymosin alpha-like codes for the protein CIGSPACPTLSDAAVDRSSEIATKDLKEKKEVVEEAENGKDAPANGNANEENGEQEADNEVDEKVEEGGEEEEKEEEGDGEEEDGDEDEEAESATGKQAAEDDEDDDVNTRKQKTDEDD